A window of Streptomyces broussonetiae genomic DNA:
TGGCCGAGGTGGAGCACGTCGGCGCGGGCCGCGTGGGCGACGTCCGCGCGGTCGTTGACCGCGAGGAGCTTGCCGTGCCGGGCGCAGGCGTCGGCGAAGACCTCCAGGTGGGCCAGCTCCTCGGCGGCCTCCATGCCCTTGTCGCGCAGCTGCACGATGTCGACACCGCCGGCCAGGACCGCGTCGAGGAACTCGGGCAGGTCGCCCTGGCGCCTGCGCGCGTCCGTGCACAGGTACAGGCGGGCGCCGGCGAACGCGGCGCGTGCGGTGTCGGACATGCGTGGGTCCCCCCGGGTGGGTGTCGCTGTCGGCTGTCATGGGTGGCGTGCGGGCTGCGACGGCCCGCACGCCACCGGTGGTACGGGTCGGCTCAGACGGCGAGCGCCTGGGCGCGGCGCTTCACCTCCGTGCCGCGATTCTCGCTCAGGGCCTGCGCGGGGGTGCCGGGCAGGGTCGGGTCGGGGGTGAAGAGCCACTCGAGCATCTCTTCGTCCGTGAAGCCGTCGTCCCGCAGGAGCGTCAGGGTCCCGGTCAGGCCCTTGACGACCTTGTCCCCGTCGATGAAGGCGGCGGGGACGTGCAGCGCCCGGTTCTCACCTCGGCGTACGGCGATGAGCTGGCCCTCCTTGACCAGCTGCCGCACGCGCGTCACCTCGACGCCGAGCATCTCGGCGATGTCGGGGAGGGTGAGCCAGGCGGGGACGAGAGCATCGATCTTTGCGTCAATCTCGGTCACGGAATCAAGCCTGCCATCCCCCACTGACAGTCGGAAGTCAGGCAGGTCCAGCCGGGAGGGTGGGCTAGCCGGCCGTTGCATCCTTCAGGGGTCTGCCCGGGTCGGACAGCGCCTGCGCGTCCATGCTCCGGCCCGCTTCGATCAGCCGTCGCCCCTGGGCCAGGTCACGCGGGCGGCCGACGGCCAACAGGGCCACCAGGCGGTCCCCGCGCAGCCAGCACACCGTCCAGGCGGGGCCGGCCGGGTCGCCGCGCCACACCAGTCGGTCGGCCCCGGCGTGGTGCCCGGCGTACTGCACGAACCGGCCGAACTGCTCGGACCAGAAGTAGGGCACCGGGTCGTACACCGCCGGGGTCTCGCCCATGATGTTCGCGGCGACCGTGCGCGGGCCCTGCAGGGCGTTGTCCCAGTGGTGGACGAGCAGCCGTTCCCCGTAGCGGGCCGAGGGGAAGGAGGCGCAGTCGCCGACCGCGTACACGTCCTCGACGCCGGCGCGCAGGTGGGCGTCGGCGAGGACCTCGCCGTGCGGGCCCAGCCCGATGCCGGAGCCGGCCAGCCAGCCGGTGGCGGGGCGGGCACCGATGCCGACGACGACGGCGCCCGCGGGCAGCCGTGTGCCGTCGGCGATCAGCACCGCGCCGGGCTCGACGCGCTCCACGCGCGCGTGCGTGCGCAACTGCGCGCCCGCGTCGGCGTACCAGCGGGCCATGGGCGCCGCGACCTCGGCCGGCAGAGCGCCCGCGAGCGGCCGGTCGGCGGCCTCGACGACGGTGACCTCGCAGCCCGCCTCGCGCGCGGCCGTGGCGAACTCGGCACCGATCCAGCCGGCGCCCACGACGACGACCTCGTGCTGGCGGGCGAGCACGGGCCGCAGTCGCTCGGCGTCGTCCAGGGTGCGCAGCAGGTGCACACCGGGCACCCCCTCGGTGCCCGGCAGCAGGACCGGCTCCGCGCCCGTGGCGAGGACCAGGACGTCGTAGGGCACCGGGCCCGCCTCGGTGTCCAGCTCGTGCTCGGCGGGGCGCACGCCCAGCGCCTCGCAGCCGAGCCTCAGCTCGACGCCGAGCGACTCGAAGTCCACCTCGAAGGCGGAGCCCTCGGCCTTGCCGAGCAGCACGGCCTTCGACAGCGGCGGCCGGTCGTACGGCTGGTGCGGTTCGGCTCCGATCAGGGTGACGGCCCCCCGGAAGCCCTGTTCCCGCAGCGCGACCGCGGTCTGCACCCCGGCCATGCCCGCGCCGACGACGACCACGCGCCGCCCCTGTGACGTGCCCTCACGGGCTGTGTGCTCGCTCACCTGATCACCATAGACAGGTGACGGATTGTGAGTCAGCGGTCGTGTTCGGTGACCTGTTCCACACCGGCGGGTCGCGGGGCCGCGGGCGGGGCTCTCTTACGGGTGACGGGCGGGGCGGGCTAGGGTGGCCTCCGTACAAGCACTCGCGGGAGCCCGGACGCACCGGGCTGAGAGGGAGGCTGGCGGCCTCCGACCGTACGAACCTGATCCGGGTCATGCCGGCGAAGGGAGGGGCTGGACGCCCATGTCCTCAGGTACGTCCGACGTCCTCGTCATCGGGGGCGGAGTCATCGGCCTGGTCACGGCCTGGCGCGCGGCGCAGCGCGGGCTCGCCACGGCCGTGGTGGACCCCGAACCCGGCGGCGGGGCCGCGCGGGTCGCGGCCGGGATGCTGGCCGCGGTCACCGAACTGCACTACGGCGAGGAGACCCTGCTCGCCCTCAACCTGGAGTCCGCCCGCCGCTACCCCGGGTTCGCGGCCGAGGTGACCGAGCTGACCGGCCACGACCTCGGCTACCGCCGCTGCGGCACCCTCCAGGTCGCGCTCGACGCCGACGACCGCGCCCACCTGCGCGAGCTGCATGCCCTGCAGGAGCGCTGCGGCCTGGAGTCGGAGTGGCTGTCCGGGCGGGAGTGCCGGCGTCTGGAGCCGATGCTCTCGCCCGTGGTGCGCGGCGGGCTGCGGGTGGACGGCGACCACCAGATCGATCCGCGGCGGCTCGCGGCGGCCCTCGTGGTCGCGTGCGAGCGGTCCGGGGTGGTGTTCCACCGTGCGTGGGCCGAGCGGCTGGACGTCGTACGGGGCCGGGCTGCCGGGGTCACCACGGCCGACGGCACCGAACTGCGCGCGGGACAGGTGGTCCTCGCGGCCGGAAGCCTGAGCGGGCGGCTCGCGGGGGTGCCCGAGGCGCTGCTGCCGCCGGTGCGGCCGGTCAAGGGCCAGGTGCTGCGGCTGGCCGTACCGCGCGCGTACGCGCCGTTCCTGAGCCGTACCGTGCGGGCCATCGTCCGCGGCGGCCACGTCTATCTGGTGCCCCGCGAGAACGGTGAGCTGGTCGTCGGCGCCACCAGCGAGGAACTGGGCTGGGACACGACGGTGACGGCGGGCGGCGTGTACGAGCTGCTGCGCGACGCCCATGAGCTGGTGCCCGGCATCACCGAGCTGCCGCTCACCGAGACCCGTGCCGGGCTGCGCCCCGGCTCGCCCGACAACGCGCCGCTGCTCGGCCCGTCCGGGCTCGAGGGACTGGTGCTGGCCACCGGGCACTACCGCAACGGGGTGCTGCTCACTCCGGTCACCGGCGATGTGCTGGCGCGGCTGCTGGCCGACGGCGAACTGCCGGAAGAAGCCCGTCCGTTCACGCCGCAGCGCTTCGGCGCCGTCCTCCAGGAGCAGTCCGTATGAGCACGTCCGTCATGATCTCGATCTCCGTCAACGGCGAACGCCGGGACGTCGCGGCGGGCACCGCCCTCGATTCCGTCGTGCGCTCCCTGGTCGCCGCGCCCTCCGGAGTGGCCGCGGCCGTCAACGAGACCGTCGTCCCGCGCACCCAATGGGCCGGCACGTTCTTGACCGAGGGCGACCGTGTGGAAGTCCTCACCGCCGTGCAGGGGGGCTGAGCCATGGCCGACGACTCCTTGGTTCTCGGCGGTACGGCGTTCTCGTCGCGGCTGATCATGGGCACGGGCGGTGCGCCCAGCCTGGAGGTGCTGGAGCGGGCGCTCATCGCTTCCGGTACGGAGCTGACGACGGTCGCGATGCGGCGGGTGGACCCCTCCGTGCACGGCTCGGTGCTGTCCGTGCTGGAGAAGCTGGGCATCCGGGTGCTGCCGAACACGGCGGGCTGTTTCACCGCCGGGGAGGCAGTGCTGACCGCGCGGCTGGCCCGGGAGGCGCTGGGCACGGATCTGATCAAGCTGGAGGTCATCGCCGACGAGCGCACGCTGCTGCCGGACCCGGTGGAGCTGCTGGATGCGGCGGAGACGCTGGTGGACGACGGGTTCACGGTGCTGCCGTACACCAACGACGAC
This region includes:
- a CDS encoding thiazole synthase — its product is MADDSLVLGGTAFSSRLIMGTGGAPSLEVLERALIASGTELTTVAMRRVDPSVHGSVLSVLEKLGIRVLPNTAGCFTAGEAVLTARLAREALGTDLIKLEVIADERTLLPDPVELLDAAETLVDDGFTVLPYTNDDPVLARKLEDVGCAAVMPLGSPIGSGLGIRNPHNFQLIVEHARVPVILDAGAGTASDVALAMELGCAGVMLASAVTRAQEPELMATAMRHATQAGRLALLAGRIPRRHFAEASSPAEGRARLDPERPAF
- a CDS encoding NAD(P)/FAD-dependent oxidoreductase; its protein translation is MSEHTAREGTSQGRRVVVVGAGMAGVQTAVALREQGFRGAVTLIGAEPHQPYDRPPLSKAVLLGKAEGSAFEVDFESLGVELRLGCEALGVRPAEHELDTEAGPVPYDVLVLATGAEPVLLPGTEGVPGVHLLRTLDDAERLRPVLARQHEVVVVGAGWIGAEFATAAREAGCEVTVVEAADRPLAGALPAEVAAPMARWYADAGAQLRTHARVERVEPGAVLIADGTRLPAGAVVVGIGARPATGWLAGSGIGLGPHGEVLADAHLRAGVEDVYAVGDCASFPSARYGERLLVHHWDNALQGPRTVAANIMGETPAVYDPVPYFWSEQFGRFVQYAGHHAGADRLVWRGDPAGPAWTVCWLRGDRLVALLAVGRPRDLAQGRRLIEAGRSMDAQALSDPGRPLKDATAG
- a CDS encoding Rv2175c family DNA-binding protein, coding for MTEIDAKIDALVPAWLTLPDIAEMLGVEVTRVRQLVKEGQLIAVRRGENRALHVPAAFIDGDKVVKGLTGTLTLLRDDGFTDEEMLEWLFTPDPTLPGTPAQALSENRGTEVKRRAQALAV
- the thiO gene encoding glycine oxidase ThiO yields the protein MSSGTSDVLVIGGGVIGLVTAWRAAQRGLATAVVDPEPGGGAARVAAGMLAAVTELHYGEETLLALNLESARRYPGFAAEVTELTGHDLGYRRCGTLQVALDADDRAHLRELHALQERCGLESEWLSGRECRRLEPMLSPVVRGGLRVDGDHQIDPRRLAAALVVACERSGVVFHRAWAERLDVVRGRAAGVTTADGTELRAGQVVLAAGSLSGRLAGVPEALLPPVRPVKGQVLRLAVPRAYAPFLSRTVRAIVRGGHVYLVPRENGELVVGATSEELGWDTTVTAGGVYELLRDAHELVPGITELPLTETRAGLRPGSPDNAPLLGPSGLEGLVLATGHYRNGVLLTPVTGDVLARLLADGELPEEARPFTPQRFGAVLQEQSV
- the thiS gene encoding sulfur carrier protein ThiS; this encodes MSTSVMISISVNGERRDVAAGTALDSVVRSLVAAPSGVAAAVNETVVPRTQWAGTFLTEGDRVEVLTAVQGG